Proteins from a genomic interval of Spea bombifrons isolate aSpeBom1 chromosome 4, aSpeBom1.2.pri, whole genome shotgun sequence:
- the GMCL1 gene encoding germ cell-less protein-like 1, whose protein sequence is MGSLGSKLLGQKAIEQPLGSCDCRKRKRSLECPCDSETDEETENLLNTPRRKKLKSTSKYIYQTLFLNGENSDIKICALDQEWSLHKIYLCQSGYFSSMFCGSWKESSMNVIELEIPDRNIDAEALQVAFGSLYRDEVLLKPSRVISILAAACMLQLDGLIQQCGETMKETISVQTVCGYSAAASIYGLDNVKKKCLEWLLNNLMTHQSVDLFKELGINMMRQLISSHDLLVMQVEMDVYTTLKKWMFLQLVPSWNGSLKHLLTEADTWFSKRRKELEERGIGFLECEQGCPFVPVFRPLRLQYIISDLASARIIERDAIIPTEWLSSIYKQQWFTMLRAEQDNDTGPLEINKDELESNSMRCGRKLSKDGDYCWRWTGFNFGFDLLVTYTNRYIIFKRNTLNQPCSGSVSLQPTRNIAFRLRLASFDSNGKVICNRTSGYQILSLEKDQEQVVMNLDSRLLLFPLYICCNFLYTSPEKRMEGEGLMDNPEN, encoded by the exons ATGGGCTCTTTGGGCAGTAAGCTATTGGGCCAGAAGGCAATCGAACAGCCGCTTGGCTCATGTGATTGCAGGAAGAGGAAGAGAAGCTTGGAGTGTCCATGTGACAGCGAGACAGACGAGGAGACGGAGAACTTGCTGAACACTCCGCGGAG GAAGAAGTTGAAAAGCACATCCAAGTATATTTACCAGACCCTTTTCCTTAACGGGGAGAACAGCGACATCAAGATTTGCGCACTTGACCAAGAATGGAGTCTGCACAAGATCTACCTCTGTCAG tcTGGGTACTTCTCCAGCATGTTTTGTGGTTCCTGGAAAGAATCCAGTATGAATGTCATAGAGCTGGAGATTCCTGATCGCAATATTGATGCAGAAG CTCTGCAGGTGGCCTTTGGCTCGTTGTACAGAGACGAGGTCCTCCTAAAGCCCAGCCGTGTGATTTCAATCCTAGCCGCTGCCTGCATGTTGCAGCTG GATGGTTTAATTCAGCAGTGCGGTGAAACAATGAAAGAGACCATCAGCGTGCAAACCGTTTGTGGCTATTCGGCTGCGGCCAGCATCTACGGATTAGACAACGTGAAAAAGAA GTGCCTTGAGTGGCTTTTGAATAACTTAATGACCCATCAAAGCGTGGATTTGTTTAAAGAGCTCGG TATCAATATGATGAGACAGCTGATCTCCTCACACGACTTACTTGTTATGCAAGTAGAGATGGATGTGTATACAACTTTAAAAAAG TGGATGTTCCTGCAATTAGTGCCTTCTTGGAATGGGTCCTTAAAACATTTGCTGACTGAAGCAGATACCTGGTTCTCCAAACGCAGGAAAG AATTAGAAGAGAGAGGCATCGGTTTCCTGGAGTGCGAGCAGGGTTGCCCATTTGTGCCAGTTTTTAGACCCTTGAGGTTACAATACATCATCAGCGACCTGGCTTCAGCACGAATTATTGAGCGCGACGCAATCATCCCTACAG AATGGTTGTCTTCCATTTACAAGCAGCAGTGGTTCACCATGCTCCGTGCAGAGCAGGATAATGATACCGG GCCTCTGGAGATCAACAAAGATGAACTGGAAAGCAACAGCATGAGATGCGGCAGGAAACTCTCAAAGGATGGGGAT TACTGCTGGAGATGGACCGGCTTTAACTTCGGATTTGACTTGCTTGTCACGTACACAAACCGCTACATCATCTTTAAGCGTAACACGTTGAATCAGCCTTGCAGCGGTTCTGTCAGCCTGCAGCCCACAAGGAACATCGCGTTCAG GTTACGCTTGGCCTCCTTTGATAGCAATGGGAAAGTTATTTGCAATCGGACGAGTGGCTATCAGATCCTCAGCCTTGAAAAAGATCAG GAACAAGTCGTGATGAACTTAGATAGCCGACTGCTCTTGTTTCCACTTTATATTTGCTGCAACTTCTTGTACACATCACCTGAGAAGAGGATGGAGGGTGAAGGTCTGATGGACAACCCTGAGAACTGA